One genomic window of Cricetulus griseus strain 17A/GY chromosome 3, alternate assembly CriGri-PICRH-1.0, whole genome shotgun sequence includes the following:
- the Hrh2 gene encoding histamine H2 receptor: MEPNGTIHSCCLDSTVLKVTISLILTTLILITVAGNVVVCLAVSLNRRLRSLTNCFIVSLAATDLLLGLLVLPFSAIYQLSFKWSFGQVFCNIYTSLDVMLCTASILNLFMISLDRYCAVTDPLRYPVLVTPVRVAISLVFIWVISITLSFLSIHLGWNSRNETRRDNDTFKCKVQVNEVYGLVDGLVTFYLPLLIMCVTYYRIFKIAREQAKRINHISSWKAATIREHKATVTLAAVMGAFVICWFPYFTTFVYRGLRGDDAINEVVEGIVLWLGYANSALNPILYAALNRDFRMAYQQLFHCRLASHNSQKPSLRLNNSLLSRNQSQEGRWQEEKPLKLQVRSGTEITHPQGTPDR; encoded by the coding sequence ATGGAGCCCAATGGCACGATTCATTCTTGTTGCTTAGACTCTACTGTACTGAAAGTCACCATCAGTTTGATCCTCACCACCCTCATCCTCATCACCGTCGCTGGCAACGTGGTCGTCTGCCTGGCTGTCAGCTTGAACCGTCGGCTCCGCAGTCTGACCAATTGCTTCATTGTGTCTTTGGCGGCGACCGACCTGCTTCTTGGCCTCCTggtgctgcccttctctgccatTTACCAGCTCTCTTTCAAGTGGAGCTTTGGCCAGGTTTTCTGCAACATCTACACCAGCCTGGATGTGATGCTCTGCACAGCCTCCATCCTTAACCTCTTCATGATCAGCTTGGACCGCTACTGCGCTGTCACGGACCCATTGAGGTACCCTGTGCTGGTCACCCCAGTTCGCGTTGCCATTTCTTTGGTCTTTATTTGGGTCATTTCCATCACCCTATCTTTCCTGTCTATTCACCTGGGATGGAACAGCAGAAATGAGACCAGAAGAGACAATGATACCTTCAAGTGCAAAGTTCAGGTCAATGAGGTCTACGGGCTGGTGGACGGGCTGGTCACCTTCTACCTGCCTCTTCTCATCATGTGTGTCACCTACTACAGAATCTTTAAGATCGCCAGGGAGCAGGCCAAAAGGATCAACCACATCAGCTCCTGGAAGGCAGCCACCATTCGAGAGCACAAAGCCACCGTGACGCTGGCTGCAGTCATGGGAGCTTTCGTCATCTGCTGGTTTCCCTACTTCACCACATTTGTCTATCGTGGACTGAGAGGGGACGATGCCATCAACGAGGTGGTTGAAGGCATTGTTCTATGGCTAGGCTACGCCAATTCAGCCCTGAACCCAATCCTGTACGCTGCCCTCAACAGAGACTTCCGCATGGCTTACCAACAGCTCTTCCACTGCAGGCTTGCCAGCCACAACTCCCAAAAACCATCCCTGAGGCTGAACAATTCTCTGCTGTCCAGGAACCAAAGCCAAGAAGGCAGATGGCAGGAGGAGAAGCCCCTGAAGCTCCAAGTGAGGAGTGGGACAGAAATCACACACCCCCAGGGAACCCCAGACAGGTAA